In one Carassius carassius chromosome 14, fCarCar2.1, whole genome shotgun sequence genomic region, the following are encoded:
- the LOC132156925 gene encoding vesicle transport through interaction with t-SNAREs homolog 1B-like produces the protein MSSEEFEKLHDMYRSLYEEFKLMPERAQRCQGEERKRIVRDFDERVSEAEEVLQGMEQELFGVPSSFRTSMSTKIRLYRRDLAKLQREIRLSATPGFSSHIGDGRQGIYAAQNDQSTHLQSQRALLIQGTESLNNASKSIERSQRIAAETDQVGTDIIEELGEQRDQLDRTRDRLVHTGENLSRSRKILRAMSRRLVTNKLLLSVIIIMELAILAGVVYLKFFRKK, from the exons ATGTCTTCTGAGGAGTTCGAAAAGCTGCATGACATGTACAGATCTCTATATGAAGAATTTAAGCTGATGCCTGAACGAGCGCAGAGGTGCCAGGGAG aggaaaggaagaggattGTCAGGGACTTTGATGAGCGCGTGTCAGAGGCTGAAGAAGTG CTTCAGGGCATGGAACAGGAGCTGTTTGGTGTTCCATCATCCTTCCGAACCTCCATGTCAACAAAGATTCGACTGTACCGACGAGATCTGGCCAAACTGCAAAGAGAAATACGCCTCTCAGCAACACCAGGGTTTTCTAGTCACATTGGAGATGGCAGACAAGGCATTTATGCCGCTCAGAATGACCAGAGT aCTCATCTGCAGTCTCAGCGTGCTTTGCTTATCCAGGGGACAGAGTCTCTAAATAATGCGTCAAAGAGTATTGAGCGAAGTCAACGGATTGCAGCAGAGACCGACCAGGTTGGCACAGACATCATCGAGGAGCTTGGAGAACAGAGAGACCAACTGGACCGCACCAGAGACAGA TTGGTTCACACTGGCGAGAACCTGAGCCGCAGTAGGAAAATCCTGCGCGCAATGTCCAGGCG ACTGGTGACGAACAAACTTCTACTATCAGTCATTATCATCATGGAGCTGGCCATCTTGGCAGGGGTGGTTTACCTGAAGTTCTTCCGTAAGAAATGA
- the LOC132156931 gene encoding arginase-2, mitochondrial-like has protein sequence MALRGPLSRLLRSTLSSSQQNRSQSVAILGAPFSKGQKRRGVEHGPKAIRDAGLVERLSSLDYAVHDFGDLTFKHLEKDEHFMHVPFPRTVGHANQLLSGAVSGAVGAGHTCIMLGGDHSLAIGSVEGHAQQCPDLCLIWVDAHADINTPLTSPSGNLHGQSVAFLLKDLQNKMPEVPGFSWMKPFLSARDLVYIGLRDVDPGEHIILKTLGIQYFSMRDIDRMGIQRVMEVTLDHLLARKQRPIHLSFDIDAFDPSLAPATGTPVNGGLTYREGIYVTEEIHNTGLLSVMDVVEVNPTLGATPEAVEATTSLAVDVIASALGQTREGAHVAFPKIPEPKEDTELRL, from the exons ATGGCCTTGAGAGGACCACTGTCTAGATTACTGAGATCCACGCTGAGTTCATCCCAGCAGAACCGGTCGCAATCTGTTGCCATTTTGGGAGCTCCGTTTTCCAAAGGACAG aaaaggAGAGGGGTGGAACATGGACCCAAAGCCATCCGGGATGCGGGCTTGGTGGAGAGACTTTCGAGTCTCG ACTACGCTGTGCATGATTTTGGAGACCTGACCTTCAAGCATCTGGAAAAAGATGAGCACTTCATGCACGTGCCGTTCCCACGCACAGTtggacatgccaatcagctgcTGTCGGGAGCTGTGAGCGGTGCAGTGGGGGCAGGACACACCTGCATCATGCTGGGGGGAGACCATAG CTTGGCGATTGGTTCAGTAGAAGGTCATGCTCAGCAGTGCCCTGACCTGTGTCTGATATGGGTGGACGCTCACGCAGATATCAACACTCCTCTGACGTCACCTTCTGGAAACCTCCACGGCCAGTCTGTAGCATTCTTACTCAAGGACCTGCAGAACAAG ATGCCAGAAGTTCCTGGATTTTCCTGGATGAAGCCCTTCCTGTCTGCCAGAGATCTGGTCTACATTGGCCTCAGAGATGTGGATCCAGGCGAGCA TATAATCCTGAAGACCCTGGGAATCCAATATTTCTCCATGCGGGATATAGACAGAATGGGCATTCAGAGGGTAATGGAGGTCACTTTGGATCACCTCTTGGCAAG gaAACAAAGGCCAATCCATCTCAGCTTTGACATTGATGCATTTGACCCGTCCCTGGCTCCCGCCACTGGAACTCCTGTTAATGGAGGATTGACCTATAGAGAGGGCATCTATGTAACAGAGGAGATCCATAACACAG GTTTACTCTCTGTTATGGATGTGGTTGAAGTGAACCCCACTCTAGGAGCGACACCTGAGGCTGTGGAGGCAACAACTAGCCTAGCTGTTGATGTCATTGCATCTGCTCTCGGACAGACACGCGAAGGTGCACATGTCGCCTTCCCAAAGATTCCAGAGCCAAAAGAGGACACCGAGCTGCGGCTTTAG